The Arvicanthis niloticus isolate mArvNil1 chromosome 8, mArvNil1.pat.X, whole genome shotgun sequence genome segment CCAGGAACACGGTCTCTGCCAAGGAGGTGGAAGTGTAAATAATTCTCATCTACTACCTCTGGACGCTTCCAGAAGAGTTAAATATTTACTGTTAGTGATCAGGTGAAAAATTACTTAAGCATAACAAGTGGACTTTGATCCTCACCATCTTTCCTCTGCAAACACGGTCTAATTCCTTAACTCTGCCTCTCTACCtgcaaaaagaaaaggagcaGCCACCTCTTTGTCCACCTGTGAAGTACCATATGACCACTTCATATATGGCCTCAGACCTGCCGGCAGAGCCAGGACCTTTGATGTCACTGTACAAGCAACTGCCGCACATTTCCCAGGAGACGTGGAATGTGGCTCTCTTAGGTTCTCCAACAAGCTTATGGCTCAGCCTCAGTAGTATAGAATCTCATTGATTTTGTAAAGCTTATGTGAGTCCATAGGCCTATGCtacttctctctgcttctatatAGGATGGAACTATTTCACAATGAAAAAGTACTtcacaggagaaaatataaaagacaatCTTGTTAAAGGAGTTCATCAAAAATTAAAGTGGCATCTGGTCTACCTCTTCCTGATGCCTTGCTTCAACTCTGGTTTAGATCAAGGCTCAGgaccctcttttctcctttctggtACATTCTGCCCCAGACTACATCTATTCTCAATGCTTAGTTGCCGACACAGAGGAAGGAGACACACACCCTTTCCCCAAATTCTACTAATTCCTAGATATATGGAAATCTCCCTTTAAAACTATAGAAAGTTGGGGTGGGGTGAGAAGACAGACCCACCCATAGCTCCAGGGTGGTACAGTCCCTTTCCTTCTAAATTTGACAAAGCTGGACTACAGGAATAAGACCTAGTTTAAACCAATGGATCATCAGAGGAGGTACATTGGTGACACTTGCAAAGGACACTTTGCTCTTCTGGAAAAGCTGTGAAAAAGCCTTAAATTGTCAAGTGCTGATGGACTGAGAAATGCTGttctcacaactacctataactccagctccaggtacctgatacccttttctggcttctgcaggcacctatatacatgtgtacacacacacacacacacacacacacacacacacacacacacacatacacgcaaacagagagagagagagagagagagagagagagagagagagagagaatattagatTAAACGGTAACTGTTTGCCAGGCATTATAAAACAGTATTGAGAATATTCCCAACATATGGGACAACAggttttatttcttcagttttataGATACAGAGGCCTAGGCCAAGGTCTCTCTGCTTAGTGGAAGAACCAGTCTATCTGCTTCTGCTACCCAGCCGGCTACTAGCATGGCTCAGCTTAAGTTATCCACTCAGGTAAATAGTAGCTTGGGAAAACAGCAGCATACCTGCATTGAGCAACACTTTGACACAGTCCAAATGCTCCCGTGCACAGGCGACATGTAGAGGCGTTCCGAAATGACAATCGTGGGCTTCCAGGTTGGCCCCAACGTCAATAAGAAGCCTCACGCATTCAGAACTCCCTTGAAATAAGTCGGGGGGAAAAGATGGAGATGTTCATGAATACACACACTGGAAATGGTAGCCGTGACAAACAGCAGTTGAAAAGGTGGCCCTACAAGAAACTGAGGGACAGGAGCCTGTATCTCAATATACAAAGCAGCTGGTTGGTAACTCTGCATGGTCCTAAGAGACTCCAAAGgcatctcccttctcccctcagGAACTCTTAGCACACTTGGTCGTGATAGAAAAGGCTCACGTCCACGTTCCTGCTGAGGACAGAAGATGTGAGAAACCACTTGGACACAGGGAGCAAAGAGCATCCTGACCCTCATCTCCAAGTCCCCCTGTGCCATATCTGGGAGCATCTAGGCTGCATCCCAGCCAGTCTGCTGGATGAAGGAACCTTTTTCTGGCATTCTCACTATTCAAGTTGCCCCCCTCCAAGCacttcttctgctttttcctgtttctcctcctgtCAGGGCACATTTGGATCAAGGCTTGGGCCCTCTTCTCTTCTAATGGAGGGTCCACATGCCCAAGCAACCTGATGCCATTATACCATTGCTGGCATTGGGGTTTTTGACCCAAATCTCTCCTTTTGGGGTTTTTTCACCCTTAGGGGATCATAAGGAGAAGTATCCTAAAATGAAAAGTCTGGCCCACCATAGTTTAGGAGGAGGATATGCCACCTACCTcacaaatattcataaaaacTTCTTTAACATCCACAACTGAGAATTCTCTGGGCTGCCCATACTTTGGGGTGGCCTGTTCTAATCTCTCTGTAGAGTATTTGTTTTTGATTAGCTTTGATAAATGAACTTCTGCTTAAACTATTTGTCTCTAGAGAGATCCTCCTGGTGACTCCCTGAATCCAAATAGGCCAACCTCCTTCTTGGGTACTAAGTGCTTTGTACTTGGGCACTTTTGGTCCTTAACACATGGACTCACCACTCATGCAGGCCTCATGTAGCGGGGATGCGGTGTACAAAGGAGGGTTGACTTTTGCCCCATAGGACAGCAAGAGCTTCACACACTCGATGCTGCCTGAGGCGCAAGCATCGCAAAGAGGGGTGCTGCCGTCAATGTTGCGTGCGTCCACCTCAAATGACAGAAGAAGCAGATGTCAAAGGGTGAGGCAAATGAATGTGATGACCCTTTTTAATCTTCATGCGGGTCCATCTTTGCAAAGATGATGTCTTAAAATTACCAGTTCGCTGGTCCGCACCAAGCCATGAGAGGGAGTTCAAAGAACAAGATGCATGGATTGGGGTGGGAATGTAGAAGCCTCCTAAATATAGAAATCTCTCATTGGAGGGTCTCTTCCCACCCAGAGCAGGATAAAACTCAGCCTCACCCTCACTACCACCCCCAAGCAAATAATAAACATAGGGCAGAAAAGGAGCGCCTGAGGCTGGGGAAGCAAGTTTCAAGATGGATTTTAAGTTGAGCTTTGACTAAAAAGAAATGCTCCAGGCTGCTTAGCATGCCTCATGGAAAATCACAGGCCAGGAAGAAGCCAACGCCCTAGACCGGGAAAAACGCACTTAGAACTAATCCAAGTTAGGCTTCTAAGTGGGTACACACGGAAAACTGTGAAATTTGTACCATCCCAAACTTTGGGGAAAGGTAGATGGTGTGCTGTGTTCGTTCTGCACTCGCATGGTGAGTTCCAAGACCAGAGTCCTCTATTCTCCACGGGCACAGAGGGCAGCGCAGATGCCACCAGCTCTGCCAAGCACGCAGATAGTCTGCAGAATGGAAACCACCAGCAGCGAAAACTAATTGTGCAGTGAACGCGCACACTGGCGACGGCAGCCAGGTCACAAGTTTGTTTTGTTACCTTTTTTCTCCACCGCATTTCAGCGGTTTTGCCAGCACCTCGCACTGTATATCCTAGAGTTAAGAACTCTGTGAAACCTACACAGCGATTCCGTCCATCGGCACTTCTTAAAGTAACAGACCACCTTCCACTTACTCATCTTTTAATAAAAAAGGACAACTGATTgatctccttaaaaaaaaaaatccaaacctaCACAGCAGCTGTTCAGCGCCAGGGCCCAGCTGCTCACAGAAGAGTCTACCTGGTCATCTCAGAGCAGAGCTATGCTAAACCGCTTTGATAACAGTGCCCCGTCCACGAACCCGCTCTGGTCCACAGCAACCATCCCGCCTCCCTCCTGTGGCTTTCAGCACCCTAAGCAGCCTGTCTATCTATATCCTTGCACTTTTTAGAGTCTTTTCTCTAGTATTTTCCTGAGCCTGTCCCACCAACCCCCATGGCTGCCAGTAGGTGGCTGTCAATGCTGAATGGTCACCCACCTGGGCACCAGCTGCCAGTAGCAGCTGCACACACTGGGCCTGGCCCTGCAGACTCGCTGCATGAAGGGGTGTGATGGAGTCCACAGTGACCTGGTTAACGCATGCTCCACTGGCAATCAGCTGCTGGAGCTGTAGGCTCTCACCCCGCTGAGCCGCCTCGTGCACAGGGGTGCGCTccacccagaaacctaaaagaggaaacagaacCCTTACTAAGACCCTTCTGCTTCCATCAAAACAAAGGAATCCAAATGAGGTTCCGGGGCCCACTGGCAGCCAAGACACCATATGTGACCATGTAATTGGTCCCAGTGCTACCTATTAAAATCCATAAGCAATCCACACTAGCTAGAGGGTGGAGCTCAAGGTTCTTGCCAGGGCATATAAGGGTGTCTGCGCTATGAATCTGGTTCTTACTGTGAGCCCATCTCTTGCTCGCCTCTGATCCCTTACAGCCATATGCCCTATAGCACAGCAGTTCCACAAGTGTACCTCTGTATGCTCTACCTTACCAAGAGGGATGTGCCCCATAAGTAGCAATATACAGTTTGAGGGGATGGTGAGAAGTAGCAAATTAACAGTTTAAAGTCAATAGAAGTGAAAAACCCCAAGTAAGAGAAGTTtcatgaaacttttaaaaaggagatAAGGTAAATCTTAGGTTTGTATTGGGGTGGTGGGGAGAGAAacggaggagagaaggggagaggggaggagagtcGTCCACTAGAACCAGAACAGTCCCTGAGGTGGAGCTAATGTGTCATGTGCAGTTCCTGCCACACAGCCACTCCACAGCTTATCTACATGGAGTCAGCATGCTCCACTTCCATATACGAAGATGTGTAAGACGCAATGACAGGCAGCTCCTAGTCAGGAGCAAGGTGAACACCACAACAATTCAAAACACCACAATGGCAGCAATGGAAAAACATTGCCAGTGATGAGAATTCAGAAGCAAAACCTCCCAAATACCCTGGCAAGCACATGGAAGTATCACAGAGGTCGCAGGTCAAGCTTGGCTAATTCAGTactgtgttcccagcacctagTACACACGCATAGTTTATGGCTGAACAAAGTTGCTTGTGTTCACCTAAAAGGTGGATGattggatgaatggatgaatggataaatggatagaaatgctaaaatgaattataattgtataaaatatacaatttgaaAAAGACAAGCAACTCTTTTTCCTTTATATGATCTATCTTTAGAAGAAATACAATTACCAGTAACCACATTTTCCAGCAGAACAAGTATCGGCTGCAATAGTCTTGACTGTGAAAAGACTGAAATCAGAAGCAGTAAATGTGATAGCCAAAAGTAGAGgcaaaggaagcagaggaggaacaGGCGGAGAGGGGGGAGAGGCTTCAGTCCATCAAAGGACACAATCAACAGAGTTAAAAGATAATCCataaaatggataaaaatatttacaagttACATATCTGATAAAAGATTAATatcaagaatatataaagaacttctACAATTCAACAACATAAAAAACAATCAAAGTTTAAAATGGGCAAAGGGTTTTAACAGAAGGAGACATACTAATGGTTAACATATGAGAAGATTGTCAACATCACTAATcattaaagaaatgcaaattcaaaTTGCAATGAGATGCTTCTTCATACCTATATGTTGTATAACAGTTTTCTCTGAGATAAAACATTCATTCTTGGAGGGAAACTCATTAAGATTCTGCAAGTTCTGGATGTTCTAAGGGGAGGTGAAACATTCCATTCTCCAAGGATAAAAACCAGGAAACAACTCAATAGcatcaggaagtccctgaaactgatcagattcataaggtctctcactcttcatacatacataaatattaagGGCTAATGAAAGACACTCTCAAATAAACCAAGCCTAGAAGAGGCTCAGACCAACTGAGCTGCCTATAAAGCACACTCTCCTGTGTGCAGCTCCTTACAAGTTGTACAGTGAACTCCAGCTTTCCAGTGCTATCACCCATGCTAGGGTGGACATGAAGCTGTCTTTGAGTTGTCTCTGATTCTGTAAGTAAACCTTCAcccatactcctgtaagtaaacacaacaaatatagagacaataCAAGCAAGTGTTCATCAAGAAATGAGTGGATAAGCAAAATGTGATATATAAACACTAGCTTTATGCAGGGAGAAAATGGGAGCAGGCACTACAACGTGAATAAACCTTGAAaacatgttaaatgaaataagccagtcacTAAAGGCCATATGCTATATGATTTCATTCACACAAGGCACATAAAGCAAACACAACTGTAGGGACAGAAAGCAAGGTGATGGGACTGAGGAGAATGGAGAGTTATCGTCTAATGGGTCTATGAGGTCAGTTTTGCAGGGTGAAGAGTTCTATGAGTGAAGGGTGATGACTGATGTGCTCAGTGTGCAATGTAATGTAATGACACTGAACTCTACAGCTGAAAACATTAAGATGGTAACTTCTATGTTCTTTATTCAAGTGTTTAGAAGAGAgttagagagatggatcagctgttgagtgttggctgctcttccaggagacctgggctcaattcctagcacccacatgacattCCATTCATAACCATTTGCTAACTCCAGCCCTGAAGGGTCCAagtccctcttctggcctctgatgcTGCTGAAGACGTGtggtacacacaaacatgtatgcaggccaaacacccataggcataaaatatttttaatttttttgaaaagtaaCTGTATTGGTTCCTTTTCTCGCTGCTACAACAAAACACACAACAGATGCTACTTAAGGAGGGAAGACTTTAATTGGGCTCAGAGCAAGAGATGaaatccatcatggcagggaaggcatgaaTTGGGAGCAGGAGGCAGCTCACACACTGagttcacagtcaggaagcagagagagaggaacaccAAGGTTCCGAtcactttctgcttttttttttttctttttttcttccgtCTGGGACCACAGCTTGTGGACTGGAGTCACCCACATTCCTTTGGGTCTTCCCTCCGTAGTTGTACCTTTCTGGAAAGGCTCTCCCAGAAATACCCAGAGGAGTATCGCCCAGGTTATTTCAAGTCTAATTAAGAAATAATAGCCCCTCAGTAACAAAGAAGCCAGAGAAGAACATGATCAACTGACATCAGAAAGAAAGATAGCTTTATGGCAAGGAAGGGCATTAGTCACCTAGGCTGTGTCTGATACTCCTAACCACTGGATGTCTCCTCTAAAGTTATAAATCGGGGAGGAATGAGACAATCTCTTCATAAAGAACAGTAGCAACTAGTAAAAAGGAtaatggaaaaggaaggagatAACATGTGGATATGAACCTTAAATAGATTCCTGAAGAGTACGCACAGAAAATACAGTCAATTGTGAAACTGGCTGGTCAGGCTTCACTTCAGCCTGGTCCAAACCAGTGCCAAGAGCCCAGTTATGATAAATTGTTCCATTTCTGAATCTCAACATTATGTCCTTGAGGGTAGTGCTGCATTGGAAACCTGAGCCCCTGCACTGTTTTAGCAAGCTCCCTCTGGGGCTGGGGCTCAATCTTCAATCTTTGTTATATAATTGCTCTCTCATTACCAGCTagctcccatctcccttcctcctcacaTAGCCAAATAATAAGATGGCCATATGGGACCTCAGTCACAGTCTTCCAGTGATTTCtatcttgtgtatgtgtgctgtttGCTGGTTCacgtatacatatgtgcacatgtatgtcagGCCAGAGGTCAATTCCCTGTGTCTTCCTTAACTGCGTTTTCTATTGCCTTATGAGATGGAgtcttctcactgaacctggagttcaccaacCAGGCCAGACCAACTGGCCAACAAGACCCAGAGAATATTCTATCATGTCTTAATAAACCTCAACCAACTCAACTTAATAAACTTCGTACTGACTCCTCTTCAAAGTCTTTTCTTCAACACAGTCTAGTATCCCTGCTTCACCTTAGTGGGGGAATCTCTCAGATGTGCTCCGTTGGCATCAATGTCTCTGGCTCCCACTGTCCTTGGCAGACTGAGTTCCTAACCTGTTTATCTACTCAGTTCCTGGTCCTCTGAGATGGAGCCCACACTCTTTACAGAAGGTGAGCCAGTGCCAGCTGCAGAGAGCCTCCAGCAGAGACTCTCCTGACCTGGCAGCTACAGTGTGAGTATTCATACCAGGACAAGCAACAAAACAGTTTCTTTACCTGCTTCCTCCCTGAGGGTTTATTAGCACCTTACTTAATTACAGAGGGCAGAGACCTGCTGCATGAGCTCAAGAAGTAGGTGTATAGCCCAGGCCCAGCTACTCTCTGAGAAAACTAGGATTGTGGCTGCCTTTCCC includes the following:
- the Asb13 gene encoding ankyrin repeat and SOCS box protein 13 gives rise to the protein MEPRAGDGCFLGDVGFWVERTPVHEAAQRGESLQLQQLIASGACVNQVTVDSITPLHAASLQGQAQCVQLLLAAGAQVDARNIDGSTPLCDACASGSIECVKLLLSYGAKVNPPLYTASPLHEACMSGSSECVRLLIDVGANLEAHDCHFGTPLHVACAREHLDCVKVLLNAGANVNAAKLHETALHHAAKVKNVDLIEMLIQFGGNIYARDNRGKKPSDYTWSSSAPAKCFEYYEKTPLTLSQLCRVSLRKATGVRGLEKVAKLNIPPRLIDYLSYN